A part of Lacinutrix sp. 5H-3-7-4 genomic DNA contains:
- a CDS encoding metal-dependent hydrolase, with the protein MDSLTQIILGASVGEVVLGKKIGNKALLYGAIAGTIPDLDVFASFFTDTVTALAIHRGFTHSVLFSIVFAPVFGWIVNKYERYKNFKSWSLLFFLAFLTHPILDAFTTWGTQLFWPLDIRLAFKTIFVIDPLYTLPFLLCLIIVMFYKRHTKKRHFYNILGLSISSIYLCTTLIFKHLALEEFKNALQNQNIKYKQIDTRPSPLNTILWSANIETENNYLLANYSFFDTKPITFYTYNKNHELIKHLEKNKKVQKMIAISNGWYTISKKDDSLFYNDLRFGLLDLEPESQAFVFKYKIEKDENGIVSFTEQEKNKRDAKKLMQNLWKRVKGN; encoded by the coding sequence ATGGATTCACTTACTCAAATTATATTAGGTGCCAGTGTTGGCGAAGTTGTACTTGGTAAAAAAATAGGCAATAAAGCTTTGCTATACGGAGCTATTGCTGGTACAATACCAGATTTAGATGTATTTGCTTCTTTTTTTACAGATACGGTTACAGCACTTGCTATACATCGTGGTTTTACTCATTCAGTATTATTTTCTATTGTATTTGCTCCTGTTTTTGGATGGATTGTGAATAAATATGAACGTTATAAGAATTTTAAGTCTTGGTCGCTATTATTTTTTTTGGCATTTTTAACACATCCAATTCTTGATGCTTTTACTACTTGGGGAACCCAACTATTTTGGCCTTTAGACATTAGGCTAGCTTTTAAAACCATTTTTGTAATAGACCCTTTATATACACTACCTTTTTTACTTTGTTTAATTATTGTAATGTTTTATAAACGACATACTAAAAAAAGGCATTTTTATAATATTCTAGGTCTTAGTATAAGTTCAATTTATTTATGTACTACACTTATTTTTAAACATTTAGCTCTTGAGGAATTTAAAAATGCTTTGCAAAACCAAAATATTAAGTACAAACAAATAGATACTCGACCTTCTCCACTTAATACCATTTTATGGAGTGCTAATATAGAAACCGAAAACAATTACCTTTTGGCTAATTACTCTTTTTTTGACACAAAACCTATTACTTTTTATACTTACAATAAAAACCATGAGTTAATAAAACACCTTGAAAAAAACAAGAAAGTACAAAAAATGATAGCAATTTCTAATGGTTGGTACACTATCTCTAAAAAAGATGATAGCTTATTTTATAACGATTTGCGTTTTGGCCTCTTAGATTTAGAACCAGAATCACAAGCTTTTGTATTTAAATATAAAATTGAAAAAGATGAAAATGGAATTGTTTCATTTACAGAACAAGAAAAAAACAAACGTGATGCAAAAAAACTTATGCAAAACCTATGGAAACGTGTAAAAGGAAACTAA
- a CDS encoding phospholipase A — MRDFLKSKKIITISSLIAMLLITLNINAQAFTKEELQDSIAKTPYFSIHKDNYFITGVPTNNAINSSTANAKYQISFKQILTRSKLPWDTYIYLTYTQKSFWNIYEESFPFKDINFNPSLAVGKIIYDKDERLKGLAVVAFEHESNGRDSIASRSWNRLSLEYTTKIFKNTIANVKAWVPFGYRDGNPELLEYVGLGEVNLTHTIKPDKFIFDLRLRKGLNLHGKGSVRSRLYFNPFKQNVSNQYIMLEWFVGQAEGLLNYEQSSSMIRLGYVIRTNEFKWFNGK; from the coding sequence ATGAGAGACTTTTTAAAAAGTAAAAAAATAATAACAATAAGTAGTTTAATAGCTATGCTATTAATAACTTTAAATATTAATGCGCAAGCATTTACTAAAGAGGAGTTGCAAGATTCGATAGCAAAAACACCTTATTTTTCAATACATAAAGATAATTATTTCATAACAGGAGTTCCTACAAATAATGCCATAAACAGCAGTACAGCAAATGCAAAATACCAAATAAGCTTTAAGCAAATACTTACAAGAAGTAAATTACCTTGGGATACATATATATATTTAACATATACACAAAAATCTTTTTGGAATATTTATGAAGAGTCTTTTCCGTTTAAGGATATTAATTTTAATCCATCATTAGCTGTAGGAAAAATTATTTATGATAAAGATGAACGTTTAAAAGGTTTAGCAGTTGTTGCTTTCGAACATGAATCTAATGGAAGAGATAGTATTGCTTCAAGAAGTTGGAATCGATTAAGTTTAGAGTACACTACAAAAATTTTTAAAAACACAATAGCTAATGTTAAGGCTTGGGTACCATTTGGGTATCGAGATGGAAATCCAGAACTGTTAGAGTATGTAGGTTTGGGTGAAGTAAATTTAACACATACTATAAAACCAGATAAGTTTATATTTGATTTAAGGCTTAGAAAAGGTCTTAATTTACATGGCAAAGGCTCTGTTAGATCAAGATTATATTTTAATCCATTTAAACAAAATGTATCAAATCAATACATAATGTTAGAGTGGTTTGTTGGTCAAGCCGAAGGTTTATTAAACTACGAGCAATCTAGCAGTATGATAAGGTTAGGTTATGTAATTAGAACCAATGAGTTTAAATGGTTTAATGGTAAATAA
- a CDS encoding DUF3885 domain-containing protein, producing MMKKNLEIELEYLNSAIDLTDFNTIERGLKYHLRFELGDPYENGTKKRVNQSTKRATELFENHIDEDSEIYLIIYDFGDDMFAQTPNHIYDLLKSENIKTEQFTENLATRYFDHEDNIEREKGKLTICKAERNEIKYSEIFNGIANTEMGFSPTIHQLVYFFEPRTKKWFWMYDDRGCLMFSDKISDLKQNLIKFDNWIVENQRDEMEKQFEQITIANNV from the coding sequence ATGATGAAAAAGAACCTCGAAATAGAATTAGAATATCTGAATTCAGCAATTGACTTGACTGATTTTAATACAATTGAGCGTGGACTAAAATATCATTTACGATTTGAACTCGGTGACCCATATGAAAACGGAACTAAAAAACGAGTAAATCAATCCACAAAACGTGCGACTGAATTATTTGAAAATCACATTGACGAAGATTCAGAAATTTATTTGATTATTTACGACTTCGGAGACGATATGTTTGCTCAGACACCAAACCACATTTACGACTTATTAAAATCGGAAAACATAAAAACCGAACAGTTTACGGAAAATTTGGCGACAAGATATTTTGACCACGAAGACAATATTGAGCGAGAAAAAGGAAAATTAACGATTTGCAAAGCGGAAAGAAATGAAATTAAATACTCTGAAATATTTAATGGAATAGCGAATACCGAAATGGGATTTTCACCAACCATTCATCAACTTGTTTATTTTTTTGAACCGAGAACTAAAAAATGGTTTTGGATGTACGATGACAGAGGTTGTTTAATGTTCAGCGACAAAATATCGGACTTAAAACAGAACCTGATAAAATTTGACAATTGGATAGTGGAAAATCAAAGAGATGAAATGGAAAAACAATTTGAACAAATCACTATTGCCAACAATGTATAA
- a CDS encoding STM3941 family protein: MNEIKIPLSKTKIILIMIGALAFVIGGAWGVLEPERFASIRYPKNIVFISGLAGVLFFGLCFVFIAKKVFSRKAGLTINDDGIIDNSNATSVGLIEWKDITGIKSWGTGSAKVIVVLTSEPEKYIERSKNFISKKAMKANNRIYGSPLSIISNSLRINFSELEKLISEQIEKRKK, translated from the coding sequence ATGAATGAAATTAAGATACCTTTAAGCAAAACGAAAATCATATTAATTATGATTGGCGCATTAGCATTTGTTATTGGTGGAGCTTGGGGAGTTTTAGAACCTGAAAGATTTGCATCTATTCGTTATCCGAAAAACATTGTTTTTATAAGTGGACTAGCAGGAGTTTTATTCTTTGGACTTTGTTTCGTTTTTATAGCTAAAAAAGTCTTTAGCAGAAAAGCAGGTTTAACTATAAATGATGACGGAATTATTGACAACTCAAACGCTACAAGTGTTGGACTTATAGAATGGAAAGATATAACTGGAATAAAATCTTGGGGAACAGGTTCAGCAAAAGTTATTGTCGTTTTGACTTCTGAGCCAGAAAAATATATTGAACGTTCAAAGAACTTTATTTCAAAAAAAGCAATGAAAGCGAATAATAGAATCTATGGTTCACCATTGTCAATTATTTCGAACTCATTGAGAATAAATTTCTCGGAATTAGAAAAACTGATTTCGGAACAAATTGAGAAACGGAAAAAATAA
- a CDS encoding transposase — translation MYKNDKVIRRYSEPFKLKILAELTTGKHTKSELCKLYSIAPTTVNEWIKKYNRKDLMNTRVKVETKDEISRIKALQKENEKLKKLLLKKDLDAMVEESYLEVAAEKLGYKNVQQLKKKLNI, via the coding sequence ATGTACAAAAACGACAAAGTAATTAGACGGTATTCAGAACCTTTTAAATTAAAAATTTTAGCCGAACTTACAACCGGAAAACACACAAAAAGCGAACTTTGTAAACTCTACTCTATTGCACCTACAACTGTAAACGAGTGGATTAAAAAATACAATCGTAAAGACTTAATGAACACCAGAGTAAAAGTGGAAACTAAAGACGAAATATCTAGAATTAAAGCGCTACAAAAAGAGAATGAAAAACTTAAAAAGCTACTGCTTAAAAAGGATCTCGATGCTATGGTAGAAGAATCTTACCTGGAAGTAGCTGCTGAAAAATTAGGATATAAAAATGTTCAGCAACTTAAAAAAAAACTCAATATCTAG
- a CDS encoding IS3 family transposase: MKTRNRAKGFASLSTIVNCFGLKRDAYYKYKSRADKRLKIEQQIIEIVSKRRKSLPREGVRKLEKSLKDDFIKANLKVGRDALFNVLRKHQMLTLRKKTSARTTNSYHRFYKYNNLIKDMEITRPNQVWVSDITYIRTIKGFCYLALITDMHSRKIVGYDLSDSLELKGCVRALNKAIYQAKNIKQLIHHSDRGIQYCSNQYTQILKSKKIDISMTEENHCYENALAERVNGILKDEFYLDQTFDNVAHAKRAAKNAINIYNEVRLHLSLDYKTPNMVYKLSA; the protein is encoded by the coding sequence ATTAAAACTAGAAATAGAGCTAAGGGATTTGCTTCTTTATCAACTATAGTTAATTGTTTTGGACTTAAACGTGATGCGTATTATAAATACAAATCTAGAGCTGATAAACGTTTAAAAATAGAACAACAAATTATAGAAATTGTAAGTAAAAGACGTAAATCCCTTCCTAGAGAAGGCGTGCGTAAACTCGAAAAATCACTAAAAGACGATTTTATCAAAGCTAACTTAAAAGTTGGTAGAGATGCTTTGTTTAACGTGCTTAGAAAACACCAAATGCTGACTCTTAGAAAGAAAACTAGTGCCAGAACAACGAATTCTTATCATCGCTTTTACAAATATAATAACCTGATAAAAGATATGGAAATTACAAGGCCAAATCAAGTGTGGGTAAGTGATATAACATACATAAGAACTATTAAAGGTTTTTGTTATCTCGCTTTAATAACAGATATGCACTCTCGCAAAATTGTTGGCTATGATCTTAGTGATAGCTTGGAACTAAAAGGATGTGTAAGAGCGTTAAATAAAGCTATTTATCAAGCTAAAAACATTAAACAACTTATTCATCATTCCGATAGAGGAATACAGTATTGTAGCAATCAATACACCCAAATACTTAAAAGTAAAAAGATAGATATTAGTATGACTGAAGAAAATCATTGTTATGAAAATGCCTTGGCTGAACGCGTAAACGGCATATTAAAAGATGAATTTTATCTCGACCAAACCTTTGATAACGTGGCTCACGCTAAAAGAGCTGCAAAAAATGCAATTAATATATACAATGAAGTAAGATTACATTTATCTTTAGATTATAAAACACCTAATATGGTATATAAATTATCAGCTTAA
- a CDS encoding S9 family peptidase: MKYITIFAFLLLFTNCDAQEKKLLLRQKLISDLSETPIYPRLTEDINGQTKWKENFKYLDSIDIYSITYLSDGLKINGLLVKPKKKGNYPCVIYNRGGNRDFGSLKIVHGAITLGQIAKEGYVVIASQYRGNGGSEGKEEFGGKDVNDITILTEVLNEIEVADTNRIGMYGWSRGGMMTYIALTKTDKIKAAVVGGAVSDNFSSIKDRPEMETGVLSELIPNYAENKDVELEKRSAIKWADKFPKDVPILMLHGNSDWRVKPEQSLNLALEFEKNRIPYRLIMFEGGDHGISEHKDEVNEQVLKWFDKYLKNAEQLPNMEYHGR, translated from the coding sequence ATGAAATACATTACAATATTTGCTTTTTTATTATTATTTACGAATTGTGATGCCCAAGAAAAAAAACTTCTTCTTCGTCAAAAATTAATATCTGATTTATCAGAAACACCAATTTATCCGAGATTAACAGAAGACATAAATGGACAAACTAAATGGAAAGAAAATTTTAAATATTTAGACAGTATTGACATTTATTCAATCACATATTTAAGTGATGGTTTGAAAATTAACGGACTTTTGGTTAAGCCCAAGAAAAAAGGGAATTATCCTTGTGTAATATACAATCGAGGTGGAAATAGAGATTTTGGCTCACTTAAAATTGTTCACGGAGCAATTACACTTGGTCAGATTGCAAAAGAAGGTTATGTGGTAATTGCAAGTCAATATAGAGGAAATGGAGGAAGCGAAGGAAAAGAAGAATTTGGTGGCAAAGATGTTAATGATATAACTATTCTAACAGAAGTCTTAAATGAAATTGAAGTTGCTGACACGAATAGAATAGGAATGTACGGCTGGAGTCGTGGCGGAATGATGACATATATAGCATTGACAAAAACCGATAAGATTAAAGCAGCTGTAGTTGGTGGAGCAGTTTCTGATAATTTTAGTTCTATTAAAGATAGACCTGAAATGGAAACAGGTGTTTTATCAGAACTGATTCCAAATTATGCTGAAAATAAAGATGTAGAATTAGAAAAAAGGTCTGCAATAAAATGGGCTGATAAATTCCCGAAAGATGTTCCGATATTAATGCTACACGGAAATTCTGATTGGAGAGTAAAACCAGAACAAAGTCTAAACCTTGCCTTGGAATTTGAAAAAAATAGAATTCCGTACAGACTTATAATGTTTGAAGGAGGCGACCACGGAATTTCTGAACACAAAGATGAAGTTAATGAGCAAGTTTTAAAATGGTTTGACAAGTATTTAAAGAACGCTGAACAATTGCCGAATATGGAATATCACGGAAGATAA
- the mnmE gene encoding tRNA uridine-5-carboxymethylaminomethyl(34) synthesis GTPase MnmE yields MSFNNDTIVALATASGAGAVAIIRLSGEAAITIANAGFKSVKKNKSLLKQKTHTIHLGHIVDGDRIIDEVLVSVFKNPNSYTGENVVEISCHGSVYIQQEIIQLFLRNGCRMADAGEFTLRAFLNGKLDLSQAEAVADLIASDNEASHQIAMQQMRGGFSSEIAKLREELLNFASLLELELDFAEEDVEFADRTQFKELINRITFVLKRLIDSFAVGNVIKNGIPVAIVGEPNVGKSTLLNALLNEERAIVSDIAGTTRDTIEDELVIEGIGFRFIDTAGIRETKDVVESIGIKKTFEKMEQAQVVILLFSAEEFQTESQRLILEIEKIKNRFPLKPLVIIANKIDTLNASETEELKSKIDNIHLLSAKSGIGVEALKEKLIGFVNTGALRNNETIVTNTRHYDSLLKAFEEINKVKAGLESGLSGDLMAIDVRQALYHFGEITGAITNDDLLGNIFANFCIGK; encoded by the coding sequence ATGAGTTTTAATAACGATACTATAGTTGCATTAGCAACCGCATCTGGCGCTGGCGCAGTTGCAATAATTCGTCTTTCTGGAGAAGCAGCTATAACAATTGCTAATGCCGGTTTTAAGTCTGTAAAAAAAAATAAATCACTTTTAAAGCAAAAAACACACACTATACATTTAGGCCATATTGTAGATGGAGATAGAATTATAGATGAGGTTTTGGTTTCGGTTTTTAAAAATCCAAACTCTTATACAGGAGAAAATGTAGTAGAGATTTCGTGTCATGGTTCTGTTTATATACAACAAGAGATAATTCAATTATTTTTAAGAAACGGTTGCCGTATGGCAGATGCAGGAGAATTTACTCTAAGAGCATTTTTAAATGGAAAACTGGATTTAAGTCAGGCAGAAGCTGTTGCAGATTTAATTGCGAGTGATAATGAAGCCTCGCACCAAATAGCAATGCAGCAAATGCGTGGAGGTTTTTCTTCAGAAATTGCAAAACTTCGTGAAGAGCTTTTAAATTTTGCCAGCTTATTAGAATTGGAATTAGATTTTGCAGAAGAAGATGTTGAATTCGCAGATAGAACACAGTTTAAAGAATTAATTAACCGAATAACCTTTGTATTAAAACGTTTAATAGATTCTTTTGCAGTAGGAAACGTAATTAAAAACGGTATACCAGTTGCCATTGTAGGAGAACCAAATGTTGGAAAATCTACATTGTTAAATGCCCTTTTAAATGAAGAACGTGCCATTGTAAGTGACATTGCAGGAACCACTCGCGATACTATTGAAGATGAATTAGTAATTGAAGGAATAGGTTTTAGGTTTATAGATACTGCAGGAATTAGAGAAACTAAAGATGTAGTAGAAAGCATAGGCATTAAAAAAACCTTTGAAAAAATGGAGCAAGCACAAGTAGTGATTTTGCTTTTTTCTGCTGAAGAGTTTCAAACTGAAAGTCAACGATTAATTTTAGAAATTGAAAAGATAAAAAATCGTTTTCCGCTTAAGCCATTAGTTATTATTGCAAATAAAATAGATACTTTAAACGCATCTGAAACCGAAGAATTAAAATCTAAAATTGATAATATTCATTTGCTATCAGCTAAATCTGGAATAGGAGTAGAGGCATTAAAAGAAAAATTAATAGGTTTTGTAAACACTGGAGCGCTAAGAAATAATGAAACCATTGTAACAAACACACGTCATTACGATTCGCTATTAAAAGCTTTTGAAGAAATAAATAAAGTAAAAGCAGGTTTGGAGTCTGGATTATCTGGCGACCTAATGGCTATAGATGTTAGGCAAGCTTTATATCACTTTGGAGAGATAACTGGAGCTATTACAAATGACGATTTATTAGGTAATATATTTGCAAACTTCTGTATTGGGAAGTAG
- a CDS encoding rhomboid family intramembrane serine protease — translation MDINIITLVIIGANVIASLKGFNDFEFFEKYKFSIGAIIRGEKIRMLSSGFLHVNLQHLIFNMFSLYFFAPVVVGMLGDINFVIIYLGSLLLGNVLSYYFHKNEYHYTAVGASGAVMGIIYSAILLQPGMSLYLFFIPIPIPAYVFGVGYLLYSIYGMKARNDNIGHDAHFGGAIGGYVLTLILASWLFKTSILMIVLLAVPIILLFILKRLGKI, via the coding sequence ATGGACATAAATATTATAACACTTGTAATTATTGGAGCTAATGTTATTGCTTCTTTAAAAGGTTTCAACGATTTTGAGTTTTTTGAAAAATACAAGTTTAGTATTGGCGCAATTATTAGAGGAGAGAAAATTAGAATGTTAAGCTCTGGTTTCTTGCATGTTAATTTGCAACATTTAATATTTAATATGTTTTCGTTGTACTTTTTTGCACCAGTTGTTGTTGGTATGCTAGGCGATATAAATTTTGTTATAATTTATTTGGGCAGTTTATTATTGGGTAATGTTTTATCATATTATTTTCATAAAAACGAATATCATTATACGGCAGTTGGAGCAAGTGGAGCAGTTATGGGTATTATTTACTCGGCAATACTATTGCAGCCAGGTATGAGTTTGTATTTATTTTTTATTCCTATACCAATTCCTGCTTATGTTTTTGGGGTTGGCTATTTGTTATATTCTATTTATGGCATGAAAGCCCGAAATGATAATATTGGTCATGACGCTCATTTTGGTGGAGCAATTGGAGGCTATGTATTAACCTTAATTTTGGCATCGTGGTTATTTAAAACCAGTATTTTAATGATTGTTTTATTAGCTGTACCAATTATACTTTTATTTATACTAAAACGCTTAGGAAAAATATAA
- a CDS encoding lysophospholipid acyltransferase family protein yields the protein MQFLVYILIYPFFWIISILPFKLLYAFSDFLYLFIYRIFGYRKKVVINNLQLVFPEKSSEEINTITKKFYHHLCDMIVESMKSMTISEAEMKKRYTFTNVEVIKKLEKENRDIIIMCGHYASWEWIFILQTYVSHKGFGVYKRLGNKYFDRLIKRIRARYNSHLITTKETIQTLKDVKASGELSITGFVADQSPKPDKAHHWNEFMGVMAPIHTGAEMLAKRLDMAVVFFDVRKVGRGYYQTTFKTIAENPNTFDNYEITDIFKNYVEQQVKEEPEYYLWTHKRWKHRDKVPKKFL from the coding sequence ATGCAATTTTTAGTCTATATTTTAATTTATCCGTTTTTCTGGATAATTTCTATCCTTCCGTTTAAGCTTTTATATGCTTTTTCCGATTTTCTATACCTTTTTATCTATCGTATTTTTGGATACCGAAAGAAAGTTGTAATTAATAATCTACAATTAGTATTTCCTGAAAAGTCTTCAGAAGAAATAAATACAATCACAAAAAAATTCTATCACCACTTGTGTGATATGATTGTAGAGTCTATGAAATCTATGACTATTTCTGAAGCCGAAATGAAAAAACGCTACACTTTTACTAATGTTGAAGTAATAAAGAAACTTGAAAAGGAAAACAGAGATATTATTATTATGTGTGGTCACTACGCAAGTTGGGAGTGGATTTTTATTTTACAAACTTACGTAAGTCATAAAGGTTTTGGCGTATATAAAAGATTAGGAAACAAATATTTTGATAGACTTATAAAACGTATTAGAGCTCGTTATAATAGCCATTTAATCACCACCAAAGAAACTATACAAACTTTAAAAGATGTAAAAGCTAGTGGTGAGTTAAGTATTACTGGGTTTGTTGCAGACCAATCTCCAAAACCAGATAAGGCACACCATTGGAACGAGTTTATGGGAGTAATGGCTCCAATACATACAGGTGCCGAAATGCTTGCTAAGCGATTAGATATGGCTGTTGTGTTTTTTGATGTTAGAAAAGTTGGACGTGGTTATTACCAAACAACATTTAAAACAATTGCAGAAAACCCAAATACATTTGATAATTATGAAATTACAGACATATTTAAAAACTATGTTGAGCAACAGGTAAAAGAAGAACCAGAATATTATTTATGGACTCACAAACGCTGGAAACACCGCGATAAAGTGCCTAAAAAGTTTTTATAA
- a CDS encoding aminotransferase class V-fold PLP-dependent enzyme: protein MITTKAPREQKSELEAYFSQFRKHIIGIDQEFESPYGKQKMVYTDWTASGRLYRPIEEKITNQFGPFVANTHTETTVSGTAMTNAYHKARHIIKGHVNTNADDVLIVAGNGMTSVVNKFQRILGLKIPENIRKYATIPDELRPVVFVTHMEHHSNHTSWLETMAKVEVIPAGEDGNFCIKNLEVLLEQYKDCTLKIASVIAGSNVTGIQTPHHKIAKMMHKHGGVCFVDFACSAPYVDINMHPEDEDEALDAIFFSPHKFLGGPGTSGVLVFNKKLYKNMIPDCPGGGTVSWTNPWGEHKYIDSIEDREDGGTPGFLQTIKTALAIKLKDQMGVKNMLDREHELLHLIFKNLGDIDNIKILAPNQKDRLGVVSFYIEDLHFNLGVKILNDRFGIQTRGGCSCAGTYGHYLLNVDREKSNALTCEITSGDLTHKPGWIRMSIHPTTTCDEIDYVCESLIALAKNHLEWSKDYEYNKANNEFIHKTFIPKQDTRVEDWFKL, encoded by the coding sequence ATGATTACTACAAAAGCACCAAGAGAACAAAAATCTGAATTAGAAGCTTATTTTTCTCAATTTAGAAAACATATAATAGGTATAGACCAAGAGTTTGAATCGCCATACGGTAAACAAAAAATGGTTTATACAGATTGGACTGCTTCAGGTAGATTATACAGGCCAATTGAAGAGAAAATTACAAATCAGTTTGGACCTTTTGTAGCTAACACGCATACCGAAACAACAGTATCTGGTACAGCAATGACGAATGCTTACCATAAAGCAAGACATATTATTAAAGGTCATGTAAACACTAATGCAGATGATGTTTTAATAGTAGCAGGAAACGGGATGACAAGTGTAGTAAATAAGTTTCAACGTATTTTAGGTTTAAAAATACCAGAGAATATTAGAAAATATGCTACTATTCCAGATGAGTTACGACCAGTAGTTTTTGTAACACATATGGAGCACCATTCTAACCATACATCATGGCTAGAAACTATGGCTAAAGTAGAAGTAATTCCTGCTGGAGAAGATGGTAATTTTTGTATTAAAAATTTAGAAGTGCTTTTAGAGCAATATAAAGACTGTACATTAAAAATAGCATCTGTAATAGCAGGTAGTAATGTTACAGGAATACAAACACCACATCATAAAATTGCAAAAATGATGCATAAGCACGGCGGTGTTTGTTTTGTAGATTTTGCTTGCTCTGCACCTTATGTAGATATTAATATGCATCCAGAAGATGAAGACGAAGCATTAGATGCTATATTCTTTTCTCCTCATAAGTTTTTAGGAGGACCAGGAACTTCTGGTGTTTTAGTTTTTAATAAAAAACTATATAAAAACATGATTCCAGATTGTCCAGGTGGCGGTACTGTATCATGGACAAATCCTTGGGGAGAACACAAATATATAGATAGTATAGAAGATAGAGAAGATGGTGGAACACCTGGATTTTTACAAACTATAAAAACGGCATTAGCAATTAAGCTAAAGGACCAAATGGGTGTAAAAAACATGTTAGATCGTGAGCATGAACTATTACATTTAATATTTAAAAACCTTGGAGATATAGATAACATTAAAATTTTAGCTCCAAACCAAAAAGATAGGTTGGGTGTAGTATCATTTTATATTGAAGATTTACATTTTAATTTAGGAGTTAAAATATTAAACGATCGCTTTGGAATTCAAACGCGTGGCGGTTGTAGTTGTGCAGGTACTTATGGGCATTATTTATTAAATGTAGACCGTGAGAAGTCTAATGCTTTAACCTGTGAAATTACTTCGGGAGATTTAACACATAAACCAGGTTGGATACGTATGTCTATACATCCAACAACTACATGCGATGAGATAGACTATGTTTGTGAAAGCTTAATAGCATTAGCTAAAAACCACTTAGAATGGTCTAAAGACTACGAGTATAATAAAGCAAACAACGAGTTTATACATAAAACTTTTATACCAAAGCAAGATACTCGTGTAGAAGATTGGTTTAAGCTTTAA